The stretch of DNA TAGTTCTGAGGTAGCCTAAATGTGATCTTACGTGGcaattgtttacaagctgttattAACGTTTTTATTAACTGTTATTAACAgtgttgaaacactgattaagcgattacacgagacatCATACGGATTTcattaagttgtactgtatcttttaacataccttcagatgttcattcatgtttattttgcgctgtaactggtattaaagcggaggaaaGGATCAGTTCTGTTTCGTAATCTTGCCTCCCGAGTCTTTCTGGCAGAAATGAAGCTCTAGCACAAGTTCTGCCGGTAAGACTCAAATGTTACGTCACTTATTAGTTcagatctaaccaatcattatcTAACACTTGGAGTATAAAAGATTGGTACTTACACATGTCTGAGTTCGCAGATGCTGACGCCAACCTTCACCTCCATCTTCCCCACCATCACCAGGATGGTCCCTATCCATACTTCTTGGGGGTCGGCTACGATCCTGCCTTCATCTTCAGGCAGGAAACTCAAAGTCCGCAACCCTCAGGATGTGAGCTACGGACGGGACCTACGCCAAAGAACCTTATCTTGTGATATTTTGCTTGCTGACTGGTaataaatatcattgttttGTTATCTTGCCTCCCGAGTCTTTCTGGTAGAACTTGTTCTTTCTTCAGTTTTCTCTTTAAGGCCGCGGAGCTTGAGATTCCACCGTCGTTTATATCGCTCCAGCTCCTGAACCCACTCCTTCAGCTCCGCATTTTCCTTCGCCATCTTAGACATTTCTTTTCCGAGGTTACTGGAGGCAGAATTACAGTCCTTGATCTCTTTTGTGTTAAATTCCACGCCCTTTGACAGTTCTGCGATCATAACCGTGTTCTGCTTAAGCTGCATCCCAAAACACTCCATCATGGCGGTCAGGTTATTTATCGCGTCGAGAATGGCGGCATTGGAAACCTCAGGTTGGCCGTCCCCTTTTGCTCTTTTTTGAGGTACAGGGATTTTAGTAGGTGTAGATTCCATCAGTCTCATTACGCTCACTTTTTGAGTTTCTATCATCTCTTCATTGGCAGGATCAGCATAGTCGTGAAACAATGGGTGTACACCCAGAGAAGCATCACCTGCTGCAGCCGTTTTTGGTTTCGCACACAAAATATATCTAACAAAAAGCAGTTCTTCCTCTCTCTTACACCTTTAGCAgtcaaataactaaataaaataaacaagaagGAGAAGCAACATAAAAATTTGGGACTGAAGATCAGAGACACAGCAAAGTAGCCTACATGTGCTCAGTTCGCCATCTTGCCGGAACCCCTCATACGAGTAAATGCCATCACTGAGAAAACATCACTGTCACATCATGTCTTGTGATTATTCTCCCTGTTTTGTGGTGTATGGTGGCCCCATGAAACTGTGTCCCAGTATATTGCTGAACTCAAACAATGTGCGTCGAAATGTGACTTTGTTGAGGCTCTACGTGATCGCTTTGTTCGCGGAATCCAAAGTGAAGCATGTCAACGAAGATTGCTTTTGGAGGACGGACTCACCTTTGCACGTGCACTTGAAATCGCTCTCAGCATGGAAACCACAGATCGAGACACGCAACAACTGAGGAAAACAGAGGATTCAGCGGCAACAGTGCATAAGGTAAATGAAAAGACTGTTCATCACCAGAGACAATTATGCTATCGTTGTAAAGGCAAAAACCACAATGCTCAGGAATGTTATTTCAAAAATTCTGTACAATTATGGAAAGATGGGGCATATAAAGAAAGCATGCAAAGTAAAAGGGAAGTCACATCTTAACAATAAATCTGCTGAACAACAGAACAAGCACAAAGTTACAGCCTATATGTATGCTGAAGAGCCAGAGCTGGAAATGTTCTCCTTGTTAAGTGATACTGAGAAACAGCCATTTCGAGTCAATTTTACTGTGAATCGGCAAGATTTATTGATGGAAATTGATACAGGAGCTGCTCTAAgcatgtcacacctctcttcatcagtttgcattggctgccaatagctgctcgcatccaattcaaggctctaatgtttgcctacagaacaaccactggctctgcaccactgtacctaaactcactacttcagatTTATGCtccctccagaagcttgcgttctgcaagtgaacggcgtCTTGTAgtgccatcccaaaggggcacaaaatcactctcacggaccttctcctggtctgttcctggttggtggaaagacctaccacgctctatctgagcagctgagtctttagccattttcaaaaaactgctaaagacatatctttttcgtcaacacttgacccttgttgatttgattgcctttcttctactattctcatttgtaagtcgctttggagaaaagcatctgctaaatgactaaatgtaaaaatgtaaatgtaattcgATATGTGAGTCAAACTAAGCAGCCTGGGTCTATCCAAGAAGTGCTGGACAAGTATAGTGAAGTCTTTAAGAATGAGCTGGGCACTCTAAAGGACATTAAAGCTACTATTTCAGTGAAACCAAATGTTCCACCTAAGTTTTATAAAAGTCGTCCTCTACCCTTTGCTATGAAAGAACATGTTGAGAAGGAAATTGATCGACTGGAAAAAGCCAACGTTATATCTCCAGTAAAATACAGTGAGTGGGCTGCTCCAGTTGTtcctgttataaaaaaaatattccacgATTCGCTTATGCGGAGACTGCAAGGTCACTGTTAATCAAGCTGCCAATACTGAAGTGTATCCCTTGCCATGAACTGAGGAAGTTTTAGCCACTCTGAGTGGAGGGAAGTTGTTTCCCAAGATTGACGATGATTCTAAGAAGTATACAACGATCAACACACACAAGGGATGTGTATAATTGCCTAGCTTTTGGCATCAGTTCGGCCCCTTCCATTTTTCAACGCATAATGGAAAATTTGATGAAAGATCTGAAAGTGATTGTTTATTTGGACGATTTGTTGATCGCAGGTCAAGATGAGCAAGAACATCTGACAAACCTTTGCAAAGTCTTACAGCGTCTTCAAGACTCAGGGTTAAGAGTAAAGAAATATAAGTGTGAGTGGGGACAAACACGAATTGAATACCTGGGTCATGTGATCGATGAAAAAGGAGTGtatccaacaaaagacaaaaagaacaaaGTGCTTTCAACAGGTGTAAAGAACTGCTCACCAGTGACAAAGTGTTAGTACATTATGATCCACAACTGCCTTTGACTTTAGCATGTGATGCCTCAGCTTACGGAAATGGTGCAGTGCTTCAGCACATCATGCCAAATAGGTGACACCCCATTGCATATGCTTCACATACTTTGTCCCCTACTGAAAAGAAATATTTACAGATTGAGAAAGAAGTTTTGAGTTTGatttacagaataaaaaaattccATCAATATCTTTGGGGAAGATCCTTCAATTTGATAACTGGTCATAGACCATTAGTGACCCTGTTCGGTGAACATAAGCACTTCCCAATGATGGCTGCCACTCGCATTCAGCGGTGGGCTATAATTTTGTCGGCATATGATTACCACATCATTTATCGCAAGGCTGAAAGTCATGGAAATGCAGATGGCTTGTCACGAATTCCTTTACCTGAAACTACAGATGTAGGAACAGAAGCCATATCAGCGAATGAAACTGTTCACAGAAAACAGTATTTACAGAAAAATCAACATGACTATCGGGCAAGAGAGAGATCCTTTGCTGTGGATGATTCTGTTTTCCTGCGAAGTACGGTGAGAGGAGATCTGGATCTGGAGTGATTACACAACAGACAGGACCTGTTTCGTACAAGGTACGTGATCCGATATCGGACACTGTGTATAGACGGCATGATGATCAACTGAGACCACACAGTTCTTCCTCAGAGACTCCAATGCCACAGAATGAAAAAGAGACTGCTCAATATGCTGAACCCAGTGATCAAGATTCTGGGTTTGCTGGAACATCAGCAGGTATATGTGAGTCTGAGGTACCATTCGAACCAACGGAACCCCTGGTTTCAAGTCCAGTGGGTCTGCGTTGCTCTAAACGGACTATTCATTTACCACAGCGTTTTAGAGACTGAGAAAGAATTTGAACTAATGTGGTGATAATGGTAATAATGTGGTGTATTGGCTTTAATGGGGGAGGTAATAATGTGGTGTATTGGGataatgtgtatatgtgtacatTGGTTCCTATGCCTAGGAGAGGTATTTAAGTCACGTGATGTGATTTGCACCTGGGTGATGTGATGTATGCTTCATGTGACCTGAACATGAGTAAAAGCGTGCTTGATAGCATTTGGTTGTTTGCCTTGTGAATATACAACACTGTTTATCAGGTAACGGATCACTAATGtgattataatgcattttgaaaatgagTGTATGTAATAGTTGAAAAAgtaaaagttttattaagtttgATGGCTGGCTGTGCTCTGGATCTGGAGTGGAGCTGGTGTCCTCTGTGAGACAGATGGTGAAATTCGATCCATTATTCTCCAGCACACTCCACAAGCGCAGCGAAATCCTCTCTGGGAACGTTCACTAGAAGGTCCTAGTAAGGTCCTCCAGTGAACGGTCCAGGAGAGACGATGGAGAAACAATGCATACACAGTCCAGATGTAAGTGTAGCAGGTAAGTGAGTCCTTACTCAAaaacgagaccagacaaagaGTGAAGTGTGTGCTTATATGCTGCTGTGGTGATGAGGAGATGATGATCAGGTGTGGGTGATTAGTATTCGGGTGACAGTGATCTCTGTGATCGGGTGGTGATGGAGCCTGGCTGATCTCTGACAATAATacggctagctgtgcattaaacgatTTTAATGCACAACATGGAGGCAAAGAAGAACCATCCGACGCGAAGCGCAAGTGCATTAAAAAGCGTTTTATCCCATttataccatggtcatttgCTAGAATTGACAACTTAAAGCTGTTATTGATTTTCGCAGCACAAAATTTGACCAGAAGGGTAAAATTGACGGTTACTTTTTTCAGTTATGGCTCGTTAGATCTAGCATTCTGTCCGTTTTGAATCAGACACAGAGATAAAGTAGTgcgtaagattacatttatttgaatgaatgaattaattatagcatttatttgaatataatataatataataataatataatataatataatataatgtgatgggtaggttcaggggtagggtttgggttaggcaagagaaaatatcattaacctAAAATTAGAGGAAGCAATATCCCTAgaaatatagtgaaacaaacgTGTATGTGTTTGTCAGTGTGTGTTTACCTCAGCTTGCTCGGCAGTGAAGTTTGCAATTTGCaatacaaatgtgtttattaCTGGAAAGCTACATTATTTTGAAAGCAGCTGAAGTACTATCATGCTATAATTGATGTGGTTGGAGTGTCATCATAGTGGTTTGTGTGTTTCGATGTTAAGGATGACACGTACTGACAAACTGCATACCtttgtttaaaggtgcagtaagtgttATTTGAACTGTGTTGTTGGAcgttgttgatatttgaaatcaacctaaacaaacccacccctctcttcattgctccgcctccaaaactcacactccaattctaaccaccctgctccgagtcggtctcaAACCGCTgcccgatcgctgctggcatgcgaggcgaatgcactaccaatgaTGCTAAGCACCTCACTCTCTAGTGGCCGtcagtgcgcagtggtttaactgcaaaactctcactatctgaccgctgttacacacgcaatccgagtggatgtctgtttatcatagctgatgtgcaacaaaatgcttcacgaaaaataaagcgcagttaatgaatgaatgacaagaaagcacaaaaaatgaacatacagtacacacgagtaaatacaaagtgttcgttgttagtcgcaaacagcacagcagctccagacaatcaaaacccagtgttactcacatgataAGCAGGATCAagcagttttcaggccttccctctcagctctctccagcgctggaaagcttttcttaTATAACCGGGtactaaagcgcttgcccaggcataaaccttcattccagtgatattcttttgagctgatttgtattgtgtcccatttctcattctgcagtttttttttttctttcttattttcaaatctccctcttggtcgttctctctcctcgaccatcatacgccccctaatgttgattggttagacgtttgttgttggactcggcccgactaacttacAAACAGTGGATTTGAAATATCACTGAGTCCCCCTTTAATTTCCTTGTTGTCATTTCACTCTGCATCTACTCTTTATCCACATATATAATCACTCTAAAAGGGAGGGGAAGAAAACACAATGTGAACAAATGATCTGTGTGGATCAGCTGTGCTACACACTGCATTCATAGAAATAGGGGTTGAAAAGATATATCAACTATTTGCTACTCcacaaagaaagtattttgaaatgtatgttGAGGAATAATGAATATCCATCAGAAAAATCAGGTGTGAATCAGGAagatttaaaatagatttaaaatacACCTATCACTGCTATTTGACAGTTTCCGGCTTTAGAACTTCTTCACAGCATGACTGTTATAGGTACTTTAGTGCAAGCACTGCCTATTCTGTTCAGAGTGCAGTGACCCTGTAACAGCATATTGACTGCAAGCTAAGAATAACTCAGTTATCTTGCAAAAGAAGAAAAGTGAAAGAAAACTTGATCAGCAGCCATGGTTGGTGTGTTTCTACTTGTATGTAAGTACTGAAATTAACTGTCTATGTAAAAAATCATAGATGTTCAACAAATTAAATCTAAACAAATGCTGGTGCTGTTTGCATGATTTTCCCCCCATAGATATCTCAGTGAATCTATTCCTCCAAAGTCAAGGTATGTTTTAATAGTGCACTAAATAACCACCATTGCAGTAAACATATTTTGCAGTAATATTGTACTTTTCAGAATGAACAAACGTCCCTAACTTATTTCCTTCACAGGTCTTGAAATTAAAAAAGCtaagattttcagtgaaaatACAGAAGTACCAGAAGGTGGTAAACTGGAGGTTACTTGCAGCACATTTGGTTTTACAAATAAGGCAGTTTATTTATATCTGACTAAAGATGGTAAAGCTATAGATATGAAAAACGGACCCGCTCAACGTGACATCACctttaaaaaagagagaatagAAATGGACGATTCGGGCAACTACAGCTGTGTGTTTTCTGAAGAGCAGTTGGAAATAATCAAAGTGACGGGATATGGTCATAATATCATCTTCATAAATGTGATCGGTAAGATGTACGACACTTCTGCTTACATGAGTGTGTTTGGTTCCTGTGCACAGATGAAAAATGTTCAATCACTTGTGCAGATTAACCACAATAGACTCACTGTTGCGCAAAATTGCCTTTAATGAGAGAGGAATGTTTGatattgtgtgttttctttttgttttagaCCCTTTGTTCTGAAATGCATTAAAGGCCATGCTAAACATTTAACCATAAGTGTTCCCTTTCTCTCCACAGAATCTTTTATTAATTCACAGATACATTTGCTTAAGTCTGAGGTAGCAGTGGGAAGTGATGCTGGgtttaactgtaaaatatcCAGTCCTATAAACAAAAACCTGTCCAATAATATGATTTTGGCTTTTCTCATCAAAAATGAAAAGCCTATTAAAGTCAATATTTGGGACACAGAAGAGATGATGACAACATTCACCCTCAGAGAGGTCCGGATGGAAGATGCTGGAACATACAGTTGTGCTATTTTGTTAAACACTCTCCCTTACCAAGGAATGAGACTTGATCAAAATAATACAGTCAACCTTCAGATAGTCGGTAAGAATGGGAagggaaaaacaaaaccaaactatTTATAGGGTTAATAAGGCTGTATGGGGTGtcatacatttttactattatgaTTTACTCAGTTTAGTGGCAGAAtatacccttgtgaaaaagaagtaaactttagtatacttttaaaaagattagttatcacagaaataaatatttaaatgcaaactgatgttttcagacactACACTGGATGTTAActgcaaataaatgaaaatgttttagtttaaatttatattaaatgcaattagctaaACTTTAGAGTGTATTTTTACCCACTGAAGTAGGAATTCAGTATGTACTGTTTTTATGTGTAATTTTGGTTTGCAATTTACAGTGTCCTTATACACGTTCCTTATTAGCCTATTGATAgctgtaaattatgcataattacaagcaactaatccaaacctaaccctaaccataaACCTGTTGTTAATCACACAGgggcaccttaaaataaagtgccaCCGTCATTTCAGAATTACTACTGTTGTCTTTGAattatggttaaagtgtactgatAAACATTAATGGTACACTAAAATATAGGGtaaattcaggttgattgggacactttttccaagttgtgtcaatggcaaaaagtgtcccaatcaccctgaatccACCATACTTTAATGTACATGTAAACTTGattgtattgtatttaaatatgtttgtggtaacactttagttttagggtccaattctcatattaactagttgcttattagcgtGTATGTTacaggatattggctgtttattaaagCACATATCagtgccttattctgcatgaccgtattctacatcccttaatcctacccaattcttaacaatttaaaaactttacaaataccttactaactattaataagcagtaattaggagtttattgaggcaaaagtcatatagttagttaatagggagaattggaccctaatctaaactGTGACCatatttgtaacattgtaatgatgaaactgcaatttagtatttgaaaaaatgtattaactttaaataatgttgaataacacattacagttaaaattataaccAAGTACTTCACATGCGCTTTAGTGTGTTTAGTATGTAGTCAACACTTTAAAACAATTGTCTTTCTTtaaagcacaaaaaatattttaacacaatGATTTTATCATAATGAAAACACAATTAGttaattgtgttaaaaaaaacagtcaagaATGTGTACTCTCTATATGTAAAATCAAGTGGAGaaatacttttaagattttaagtaCACAACAAGTACACATTCaataagcacacttctttttcacatggGAAGTTAACTATTAAAACGTAAGAATTAAGCAAACtgacaaaatacttttttgtgtttcTGGGTTTTCTTTGACAGTGGCATCTTACAGCAGCTTTGACAAAACCATAATTGTCATAATGTGCTCTACCATAGTGTTGCTTCTCAGTCTGTTTCTGGGAATTTGGGCAGTGATCCGAAAGCGAGGTACTGAGACACTTTCTCTACAGCTGCAATCATTGCcagtttactttttttgtaaagttctGTTTAAATCCTTACACTCACAGCATTTTGTTTGTAATAGGATGCCTTGGATTCCACAAGGAAAGGTCTGTCAGaactttctttatttctttctttctttttttaataaaaatatattagattTAGGACAATTTTGAGGAATTTCTAATCAGCAGATCCTTGAATGAGACAGAGCTCAGAGGAAATGACGTGTTCTACGAAGGTATTTATTGTATGGTTCTTGTTGCTTTGTTAAATTCTTTCCTGTTGACAACAGGAGGTTTGGGTGGGACCAGTGGCAGAAGTAGTGGAGGGAGGAGAGGGGGTGTAAATGGGTACGCTGTCACTATACATAACAACagagctcatgaatattaattaaccCGTGTTGCTGTAACATgtatgttctgttctgtttagtttcaatGTGTTTTGGTTCTTTTTTCCCTGTTCCTGTTTACCTGTGTTTCCAATCTTTGCAAGTTGACCTAGTTTCCTTTGTGCCAGTTTGTTCTATTACATTCACCTTATGTTCATTTAGTTTCCTCATTACCTTTTCTTGTATTTAAGGCCTTAGTTTTCAGTCTTTTGTCTTGCATTAATATAGTATGTTTGGTTAGTGTTCTCCTCATTGACAGTTTATTAAAGCCAGGTTTACTAACCAGCAAATCGTTACCTACTGTACATTGTCCAGTCACTTTATTTAGTTGTCCACTACCATACCAATAACCTTAAAAACATAAGAAATTGACTAAAAACTGTTTAACTTACACATTTCATGGGGTATTTTTCTTCTCTTTACTTCTGTTCTGAGCAAATTGTGTCTCTTACAAATTTATATTCTAGAAATTTCTAAACCTGACACAGCTGGTACTGGTGAAATACGAAGTGTTGTCTGGTAagccagtaaaaaaaaaaaaaaaaaaaaatgaatgaatgagcttTGTGCTGTTCTATTGATTTCACATGTATACTGGCTTTCAGATTATTAAAGTCTGGCTTtcagattaaaaataatttttctattttttgttccttatttcttttctttccatGCAAATGCTGTAAATCAATGTCCATTGATGTCTTAGTACTGCAGCAGTGTGGGAGGAGTCCTCTGATAGTGGTAAGTATGCGCTCTCAAAgatttgttgtaaattaacTTTTGTGGATTTTTAATGCAATCTTACAGTACTGGAAAACAGAGTAATTAGGCTACGGCAATATCATATTGTATTTCTATACCGTGAAATTTGGCCATTTTTTGCTGCACAATTAATGACAGCTGTGTCTGCATTACACACGTCTTGTATTTTTTACAGATGCAATGTATGATGACCTGGACTTCCAGCAGTCTTAATGGCCTTCCTGTGGTTCAGTCAGTAGAGCATGGTGATAGCGGTGTAAGTTCATATGTCCGTGTCCCAGGGAAAgcaagaactgataaaatgtgtaccttgaatgcactgtaaatca from Ctenopharyngodon idella isolate HZGC_01 chromosome 18, HZGC01, whole genome shotgun sequence encodes:
- the LOC127499904 gene encoding uncharacterized protein LOC127499904 isoform X1; this encodes MVGVFLLVYISVNLFLQSQGLEIKKAKIFSENTEVPEGGKLEVTCSTFGFTNKAVYLYLTKDGKAIDMKNGPAQRDITFKKERIEMDDSGNYSCVFSEEQLEIIKVTGYGHNIIFINVIESFINSQIHLLKSEVAVGSDAGFNCKISSPINKNLSNNMILAFLIKNEKPIKVNIWDTEEMMTTFTLREVRMEDAGTYSCAILLNTLPYQGMRLDQNNTVNLQIVVASYSSFDKTIIVIMCSTIVLLLSLFLGIWAVIRKRGCLGFHKESRSLNETELRGNDVFYEEISKPDTAGTGEIRSVVCTAAVWEESSDSDAMYDDLDFQQS
- the LOC127499904 gene encoding uncharacterized protein LOC127499904 isoform X2: MVGVFLLVYISVNLFLQSQGLEIKKAKIFSENTEVPEGGKLEVTCSTFGFTNKAVYLYLTKDGKAIDMKNGPAQRDITFKKERIEMDDSGNYSCVFSEEQLEIIKVTGYGHNIIFINVIESFINSQIHLLKSEVAVGSDAGFNCKISSPINKNLSNNMILAFLIKNEKPIKVNIWDTEEMMTTFTLREVRMEDAGTYSCAILLNTLPYQGMRLDQNNTVNLQIVVASYSSFDKTIIVIMCSTIVLLLSLFLGIWAVIRKRGCLGFHKERSLNETELRGNDVFYEEISKPDTAGTGEIRSVVCTAAVWEESSDSDAMYDDLDFQQS